One segment of Bacillus alkalisoli DNA contains the following:
- the icmF gene encoding fused isobutyryl-CoA mutase/GTPase IcmF gives MELYQPKHHIRFVTASSLFDGHDASINIMRRILQGSGAEVIHLGHNRSVEEIVNAAIQEDVQGIAISSYQGGHVEYFKYMYDLLKEKGASHIRIYGGGGGVIIPQEIKELHEYGIARIFSPEDGREHGLQGMINMMIKECDFLPAGKVTDEVENLSVDNHQAVARLISLAETQIAANTEVAATAQAVLSKVKEMQQNVPVLGITGTGGAGKSSLTDELIRRYLNEVPENKVAILSVDPTKQKTGGALLGDRIRMNAIFNPRVFMRSLATRGSRSELSLAIQDAIAVVKAAGFDLVIVETSGIGQGDAGITEICDISMYVMTSEFGAPSQLEKIDMIDYADLIVINKFERKGSEDAKRQVQKQYQRSHLAFEQELDEMPVFGTIASQFNDLGTNTLFAALLNKINEKTGSSYTSSLPVSKEVEKQNIIIPNDRRYYLREISDTVRNYHKTAGEQLEIARKLFQLDGAMEAAAAQQEIVSALQSIRSEYEEKLTKESKEILATWDEKREKYSGEQFVTKIRDKEIITKLTTKSLSGLNIPKVVLPKFVDYGEILRWVYKENVPGEFPYTAGVFPFKREGEDPKRQFAGEGTPERTNRRFHYLSKDDDAKRLSTAFDSVTLYGEDPAHRPDIYGKVGNSGVSICTLDDMKKLYDGFDLCAPSTSVSMTINGPAPIILAMFMNTAVDQQVKKKEEELGRMLSVEEYTEIRMYTLQTVRGTVQADILKEDQGQNTCIFSTEFALRMMGDIQQYFIENKVRNYYSVSISGYHIAEAGANPITQLAFTLSNGFTYVEYYLSRGMNIDDFAPNLSFFFSNGLDPEYTVIGRVARRIWATVMKNKYGANERSQKLKYHIQTSGRSLHAQEIDFNDIRTTLQALMALQDNCNSLHTNAYDEAITTPTEESVRRAMAIQMIITKEHGLTKNENPLQGSFIVEELTDLVEEMVLQEFERLNDRGGVLGSMETQYQRGKIQDESMYYEMKKHTGELPIIGVNTYKNPNPPSEDELNDIELARSTDEEKETQIRNLNEFQARNADEVEEALKRLKHTAISGGNIFEELMETVKVASLGQITGALYEVGGQYRRNM, from the coding sequence ATGGAACTGTACCAACCGAAACACCATATCCGTTTTGTGACGGCATCAAGTCTTTTCGATGGACACGATGCATCCATTAACATTATGCGACGTATTTTACAAGGAAGCGGGGCAGAGGTCATCCACCTAGGCCATAACCGTTCCGTAGAAGAAATCGTCAACGCGGCAATCCAAGAGGACGTTCAAGGAATCGCGATTTCATCGTACCAAGGCGGTCACGTAGAATATTTCAAATACATGTATGACCTATTAAAAGAAAAAGGCGCATCTCACATCCGTATTTACGGTGGAGGCGGCGGGGTAATCATTCCCCAAGAAATAAAAGAACTACACGAGTACGGCATTGCCCGCATTTTCTCACCGGAAGACGGCAGAGAGCACGGCTTACAAGGCATGATCAACATGATGATCAAAGAATGCGACTTCCTACCAGCTGGAAAAGTAACGGACGAAGTTGAAAACCTATCCGTCGACAACCATCAAGCTGTTGCCCGCCTTATTTCTCTTGCGGAAACACAAATTGCAGCAAACACAGAAGTAGCAGCAACAGCACAAGCAGTTCTATCTAAAGTAAAAGAAATGCAACAAAACGTACCAGTACTAGGTATAACAGGTACAGGTGGAGCAGGAAAAAGCTCGTTAACAGACGAACTTATCCGCCGCTACTTAAACGAAGTGCCAGAAAATAAAGTAGCCATTCTATCTGTTGACCCAACCAAACAAAAAACAGGTGGAGCACTACTCGGGGACCGTATTCGCATGAACGCAATCTTCAACCCGCGCGTTTTTATGCGTTCTTTAGCAACTCGAGGTTCTCGTTCTGAGCTATCTTTAGCCATTCAAGACGCTATCGCTGTCGTAAAAGCTGCTGGTTTTGATCTTGTAATCGTCGAGACGAGCGGAATCGGGCAAGGAGATGCCGGCATTACAGAAATTTGCGATATCTCCATGTATGTGATGACGAGCGAGTTCGGTGCGCCTTCTCAGCTAGAAAAAATTGATATGATCGATTACGCGGATTTAATCGTCATTAACAAATTTGAGCGTAAAGGGTCTGAAGATGCGAAGCGCCAAGTGCAGAAACAATACCAACGTAGCCACTTAGCATTTGAGCAAGAGTTAGACGAAATGCCAGTTTTCGGCACCATCGCTAGCCAGTTCAACGATTTAGGCACAAACACGTTATTTGCGGCACTTTTAAATAAAATCAATGAAAAAACAGGCTCTAGCTACACATCAAGTTTGCCAGTTTCCAAAGAGGTGGAAAAGCAAAACATCATCATTCCGAACGATCGCCGTTACTATTTACGTGAAATCTCGGACACTGTTCGCAACTACCATAAAACCGCAGGGGAGCAGTTAGAAATTGCACGTAAACTGTTCCAATTAGACGGAGCAATGGAAGCGGCAGCAGCTCAACAAGAAATAGTGTCTGCTCTACAATCGATTCGCAGTGAATACGAAGAAAAACTAACAAAAGAATCAAAGGAAATTTTAGCCACTTGGGATGAGAAAAGAGAGAAATATTCTGGCGAGCAATTTGTAACAAAGATTCGCGATAAAGAAATCATTACGAAGCTTACTACGAAGAGCTTATCTGGCTTAAACATTCCAAAAGTTGTGTTACCGAAGTTTGTAGACTATGGAGAAATTTTACGTTGGGTATATAAAGAGAACGTCCCAGGTGAATTCCCGTATACAGCGGGCGTATTTCCATTCAAACGCGAAGGCGAAGATCCGAAACGTCAATTCGCTGGGGAAGGAACGCCTGAGCGCACAAACCGTCGCTTCCACTATTTAAGCAAGGATGACGATGCCAAACGTTTAAGTACGGCATTTGATTCGGTAACTCTTTACGGAGAAGACCCTGCACACCGCCCGGACATTTATGGAAAAGTAGGAAATAGCGGTGTAAGCATCTGTACGCTAGACGACATGAAAAAGCTATACGATGGCTTTGACCTTTGCGCACCGAGCACATCTGTATCGATGACGATTAATGGTCCAGCCCCAATTATTTTAGCGATGTTCATGAATACAGCAGTAGACCAACAAGTGAAGAAAAAAGAAGAAGAGCTTGGCCGCATGCTTTCAGTGGAAGAGTATACAGAGATTCGCATGTACACATTACAAACAGTTCGCGGTACCGTTCAAGCTGATATTTTAAAAGAAGACCAAGGCCAAAATACGTGTATTTTCTCAACAGAGTTTGCCCTGCGCATGATGGGAGATATTCAACAATATTTCATTGAAAATAAAGTGCGTAACTATTACTCTGTTTCTATTTCCGGCTATCATATCGCAGAAGCTGGGGCAAACCCAATTACACAACTTGCGTTTACATTATCAAACGGATTCACGTATGTAGAATATTACTTAAGCCGCGGCATGAACATTGATGACTTTGCACCGAACTTATCGTTCTTCTTTAGCAACGGTCTAGACCCTGAATACACAGTAATCGGCCGTGTGGCACGTCGTATTTGGGCAACTGTTATGAAAAATAAATACGGGGCAAATGAGCGTAGCCAAAAGCTCAAGTATCATATCCAAACGTCAGGTCGTTCCTTGCACGCACAAGAAATCGACTTTAACGACATTCGTACAACACTTCAAGCATTAATGGCGCTGCAAGATAACTGTAACTCGCTTCATACAAATGCATACGACGAAGCGATTACAACGCCAACAGAAGAGAGTGTGCGTCGCGCAATGGCGATCCAAATGATTATTACAAAAGAACACGGCTTAACGAAAAATGAAAATCCTCTACAAGGTTCGTTCATTGTCGAAGAGCTAACAGACTTAGTAGAAGAAATGGTATTACAAGAGTTCGAACGCTTGAACGACCGTGGAGGCGTGTTAGGTTCCATGGAAACGCAATACCAACGCGGTAAGATTCAAGACGAGTCGATGTACTATGAAATGAAAAAACATACTGGTGAACTACCAATAATCGGTGTAAACACATATAAAAATCCTAACCCACCATCAGAAGACGAGTTAAACGACATTGAGCTTGCTCGCTCGACAGATGAAGAAAAAGAAACGCAAATCCGTAACTTAAATGAATTCCAAGCGCGCAATGCTGATGAAGTAGAAGAAGCGTTAAAGCGTCTAAAGCACACAGCAATTAGCGGCGGAAATATTTTCGAAGAGTTAATGGAAACAGTAAAAGTCGCAAGCCTTGGACAAATCACAGGAGCACTTTACGAAGTAGGCGGACAGTATAGAAGGAATATGTAA
- a CDS encoding class II fructose-bisphosphate aldolase, whose protein sequence is MPLVSMTEMLKKANAEGYAVGQFNLNNLEFTQAILQAAQEENSPVILGVSEGAARYMGGFKTVVAMVKALMEEYNVTVPVAIHLDHGSSFESCAKAIHAGFTSVMIDASHHPFEENIETTKKVVELAHFHGVSVEAELGVVGGQEDDVIAEGVIYADPNECEELVKRTGIDCLAPALGSVHGPYKGEPNLGFKEMEEINNRAGVPLVLHGGTGIPTHDIQKSISFGTAKINVNTENQIASAKAVREVLATKTEEYDPRKYLGPARDAIKETVKGKMREFGSANKA, encoded by the coding sequence ATGCCTTTAGTTTCAATGACAGAAATGCTAAAAAAAGCTAATGCAGAAGGCTATGCAGTAGGTCAATTTAATTTAAACAACTTAGAGTTCACGCAAGCGATTTTACAAGCTGCACAAGAAGAGAACTCTCCAGTAATTCTAGGAGTTTCTGAAGGTGCTGCTCGTTACATGGGTGGATTCAAAACAGTTGTAGCAATGGTTAAAGCATTAATGGAAGAGTACAACGTAACAGTTCCAGTTGCGATTCACTTAGACCACGGTTCAAGCTTCGAATCTTGTGCAAAAGCAATTCATGCAGGTTTCACATCTGTTATGATCGACGCTTCTCACCACCCATTCGAAGAAAACATCGAAACAACTAAAAAAGTAGTAGAACTTGCACACTTCCACGGAGTTTCTGTTGAAGCAGAACTTGGTGTAGTTGGTGGACAAGAAGACGATGTAATCGCAGAAGGCGTAATCTACGCTGACCCTAACGAGTGTGAAGAATTAGTTAAACGCACAGGTATCGACTGCCTAGCTCCAGCGTTAGGATCTGTTCACGGTCCCTACAAAGGTGAGCCAAACTTAGGATTCAAAGAAATGGAAGAAATCAACAACCGCGCGGGTGTACCTCTAGTACTTCACGGCGGAACTGGTATCCCAACTCATGATATCCAAAAATCGATTTCTTTCGGAACAGCAAAAATCAACGTAAACACAGAAAACCAAATCGCATCTGCAAAAGCAGTTCGTGAAGTTCTTGCAACAAAAACGGAAGAATATGATCCACGTAAATATTTAGGCCCAGCTCGCGACGCAATCAAAGAAACAGTAAAAGGTAAAATGCGCGAATTCGGCTCTGCAAACAAAGCTTAA
- a CDS encoding TetR/AcrR family transcriptional regulator, whose translation MKKRQVHASVKDEKLIEKRRDQMIKGAVSLFKQKGFHRTTTREIAKEAGFSIGTLYEYIRTKEDVLYLVCDRIYDQVGERLQQELQTKKGSLESLKSAITYYFFVMDEMQDEVLVMYQEAKSLSKDALPYVLNKEIEMVKMFEEVVRNYVKENGTSMSEKEIELLAHNIFVQGQMWGFRRWVLQRQFTLQQYVDIQLHLLLHGLTKGEEK comes from the coding sequence ATGAAAAAACGGCAAGTGCACGCATCCGTTAAAGATGAAAAGCTCATTGAAAAACGCCGAGATCAAATGATAAAAGGTGCGGTAAGTCTTTTTAAACAAAAAGGCTTCCACCGCACGACAACAAGAGAAATCGCCAAAGAAGCGGGATTTAGCATTGGCACATTGTACGAATACATTCGTACAAAAGAAGATGTTCTCTATCTAGTATGTGACCGAATCTATGACCAAGTTGGCGAACGTCTCCAACAAGAACTCCAAACGAAAAAAGGTAGTCTCGAAAGCTTAAAATCTGCGATAACGTACTATTTTTTCGTAATGGACGAAATGCAAGACGAGGTACTCGTCATGTACCAAGAGGCAAAATCGCTTTCGAAAGACGCCTTGCCATATGTACTAAACAAAGAAATTGAAATGGTAAAGATGTTTGAAGAAGTCGTTCGGAATTATGTAAAAGAAAACGGCACATCCATGTCGGAAAAAGAAATTGAACTACTTGCTCACAACATTTTCGTCCAAGGACAAATGTGGGGCTTCCGACGCTGGGTGTTGCAACGACAATTTACATTGCAACAATACGTAGACATACAACTACACTTACTACTACACGGACTTACAAAAGGGGAGGAAAAGTAA
- the rpoE gene encoding DNA-directed RNA polymerase subunit delta, which produces MTLDQLTVEDIKEMSLIEIAFMLLKDRDVKQAVPFQDLLNEMKELTGFTDKDLRTNLSQFYTDLNIDGRFLCVGENQWGLRAWYPYDQIEEETTPQVKVKKKKAKKSDGDDLDLEEYDELDEEELEFDDLDDYEEDEEEIIVDTPDLDEDLDDDEDEDELEILEDEEFDLDEEDEEELELDEEEEV; this is translated from the coding sequence ATGACATTAGACCAATTAACGGTGGAAGATATAAAAGAAATGTCATTAATTGAAATCGCATTTATGCTTCTTAAAGATCGTGATGTAAAGCAAGCGGTGCCATTTCAAGATTTATTAAATGAAATGAAGGAACTTACTGGTTTTACGGATAAGGATCTACGCACAAATCTTTCCCAGTTTTACACGGATTTGAATATTGATGGTCGATTCCTTTGTGTTGGGGAAAACCAATGGGGTCTACGTGCTTGGTATCCGTATGACCAAATTGAGGAAGAAACAACTCCTCAGGTGAAGGTGAAGAAGAAGAAAGCGAAGAAGTCTGATGGTGACGATTTAGATCTGGAAGAGTACGATGAGTTGGATGAAGAAGAATTAGAGTTCGACGACCTTGACGATTATGAAGAGGACGAAGAAGAGATAATCGTGGACACTCCGGATTTAGATGAGGATTTAGATGACGATGAAGATGAGGATGAACTTGAGATTTTAGAAGATGAAGAGTTTGACCTTGATGAAGAGGACGAAGAAGAACTAGAATTAGATGAGGAAGAAGAAGTTTAA
- a CDS encoding CTP synthase: MTKYIFVTGGVVSSLGKGITAASLGRLLKNRGLSVTIQKFDPYINVDPGTMSPYQHGEVFVTDDGAETDLDLGHYERFIDINLNKYSNVTTGKIYSTVLKKERRGDYLGGTVQVIPHITNEIKERVFRAGRETGADVVITEIGGTVGDIESLPFLEAIRQIKSDIGRDSVMYIHCTLVPYLNAAGELKTKPTQHSVKELRSLGIQPNIIVLRSEHAISQDMKDKIALFCDIDERAVIESIDADTLYAVPLSYQEQKMDQIVCEHLNLPCGEANMSEWNALVDKVRSLSKVTKIALVGKYVELQDAYISVAEALRHAGYDFDSDIKIQWVNAEEVNGDNVEELLSEADGILVPGGFGDRGVEGKIEAIRYARENKVPFFGICLGMQLASVEYARNVLGLKDAHSSELNPETTNPVIDLLPEQKDIEDLGGTLRLGLYPCKLTEGSIARDAYKDEVIYERHRHRYEFNNQYRQQMEEHGFIFSGTSPDGRLVEIIELKDHPWFLASQFHPEFTSRPNRSQPLFREFVQASLKKAEVLA; encoded by the coding sequence ATGACAAAGTATATTTTTGTAACAGGTGGAGTAGTATCTTCACTAGGAAAAGGAATCACAGCAGCATCTTTAGGCCGTTTATTAAAAAATAGAGGGTTAAGTGTAACAATCCAAAAATTCGATCCTTACATTAACGTAGACCCAGGTACGATGAGCCCGTACCAACATGGTGAAGTTTTCGTAACAGATGACGGCGCAGAAACCGATTTAGACTTAGGTCACTACGAACGTTTCATTGACATTAACTTAAACAAGTACAGCAACGTAACAACTGGGAAAATTTATTCCACTGTACTGAAAAAAGAACGTCGTGGCGATTATTTAGGCGGAACAGTTCAAGTTATCCCACACATCACGAACGAAATTAAAGAGCGTGTATTCCGTGCTGGTCGCGAAACGGGTGCAGATGTTGTTATTACGGAAATTGGTGGAACAGTTGGGGACATCGAATCATTACCATTCTTAGAAGCAATTCGCCAAATTAAAAGCGACATCGGCCGTGACAGCGTTATGTACATTCACTGTACGTTAGTTCCTTACTTAAACGCTGCTGGTGAGTTAAAAACAAAGCCAACACAACATAGCGTAAAAGAACTTCGTAGCTTAGGTATTCAACCGAACATTATCGTTCTTCGTTCAGAGCATGCAATTTCTCAAGATATGAAAGACAAAATTGCTTTATTCTGCGATATCGACGAGCGCGCAGTAATCGAGTCTATCGATGCAGATACGTTATACGCCGTTCCTTTATCCTACCAAGAGCAAAAAATGGACCAAATCGTTTGCGAACATTTAAACCTTCCTTGTGGGGAAGCAAACATGTCCGAGTGGAACGCGTTAGTGGATAAGGTTCGTAGCTTATCGAAAGTGACGAAAATTGCCCTTGTTGGTAAATATGTAGAGTTACAAGATGCATACATTTCTGTAGCGGAAGCACTGCGTCATGCAGGTTACGATTTTGACTCTGATATAAAAATTCAGTGGGTTAATGCAGAAGAAGTGAATGGAGATAACGTAGAAGAATTATTAAGCGAGGCAGATGGAATTTTAGTTCCAGGTGGTTTCGGAGATCGTGGAGTAGAAGGGAAAATCGAAGCAATTCGCTATGCTCGTGAAAATAAAGTGCCATTCTTCGGTATTTGCTTAGGAATGCAACTAGCATCTGTTGAGTATGCGCGTAACGTATTAGGATTAAAAGATGCTCATTCATCTGAATTAAATCCAGAAACTACAAATCCAGTAATCGATTTACTACCTGAGCAAAAAGACATTGAAGATTTAGGTGGAACATTACGTCTAGGATTATACCCATGTAAGTTAACAGAAGGCTCTATAGCTCGCGATGCATACAAAGACGAAGTAATCTATGAGCGTCACCGTCATCGTTATGAGTTCAACAACCAATACCGTCAACAAATGGAAGAGCACGGTTTCATCTTCTCTGGTACAAGCCCAGACGGCCGTTTAGTGGAAATCATTGAGTTAAAAGACCACCCATGGTTCTTAGCATCTCAATTCCATCCAGAGTTCACATCAAGACCAAACCGTTCTCAACCACTTTTCCGCGAGTTCGTTCAAGCTTCATTGAAGAAAGCGGAAGTGTTAGCGTAA
- a CDS encoding DUF2529 domain-containing protein has translation MLKIFMTQLSGVFKKIASDEEFGLEDGARVLAQAVVGDGHVYVAGFAEMKAVVAEAVYGAEPLIGARELEAVTALKDVDRVLIVSRSSTDVAAVELAKQLQDRGIGAVGISTVPKRVDGESLTDLVDIHIDLQLYQGLIPDEDGSRFGYPSSLVALFAYHGLAFTVREIVRELEEE, from the coding sequence ATGTTGAAGATATTTATGACACAGCTTTCTGGCGTGTTTAAAAAAATTGCCAGTGACGAAGAGTTTGGCCTTGAAGATGGTGCGCGTGTGTTAGCCCAGGCAGTTGTCGGGGATGGGCATGTATATGTTGCTGGGTTTGCAGAGATGAAAGCGGTAGTAGCGGAGGCTGTTTACGGTGCGGAGCCGTTGATTGGGGCTAGAGAGTTGGAGGCTGTTACTGCTTTAAAGGATGTTGATCGTGTATTGATTGTTAGTAGGTCTAGTACGGATGTGGCGGCTGTGGAGTTGGCTAAACAGTTGCAGGATCGTGGGATTGGAGCGGTTGGGATATCGACGGTTCCGAAGCGTGTGGATGGTGAGTCGTTGACAGATTTGGTGGACATCCATATAGATTTGCAGTTGTATCAAGGGCTTATTCCGGATGAGGATGGCTCGAGGTTTGGTTATCCGAGTAGCTTAGTGGCGCTTTTTGCTTATCATGGGCTAGCGTTTACGGTCCGGGAGATAGTGCGGGAGTTGGAAGAGGAGTAA
- a CDS encoding response regulator, whose amino-acid sequence MVSQRKLLIVDDQFGIRILLNEVFSKEGYQTFQAANGYQALDIVEKHSPDLVLLDMKIPGMDGIEILKRLKAINKDIQVIIMTAYGELDMIQESKDLGAITHFAKPFDIDEIREAVRKYMPQSV is encoded by the coding sequence ATGGTGAGTCAAAGGAAATTACTAATCGTTGATGACCAATTCGGAATCCGAATCTTGCTAAACGAAGTATTCAGTAAAGAAGGTTATCAAACATTCCAAGCAGCAAATGGTTACCAAGCATTAGACATTGTCGAAAAGCATTCACCTGATTTAGTTTTACTAGACATGAAAATTCCTGGCATGGATGGCATTGAAATTTTAAAACGACTAAAAGCGATTAACAAAGACATTCAAGTAATTATCATGACCGCATACGGCGAACTCGATATGATCCAAGAATCAAAGGATCTAGGCGCAATCACGCATTTCGCCAAACCATTCGATATCGATGAAATTCGTGAAGCTGTCCGCAAATATATGCCTCAATCCGTTTAA